One Brachybacterium kimchii genomic window carries:
- a CDS encoding sulfatase-like hydrolase/transferase: MTEPSRPNIVIVFADDLGWGDLGCFGAEDIPTPHLDALCAAGVRLPQWYANSPVCSPSRAALMTGRYPAHAGVESILGGTRRTPGLPHQPTLASHLRERGYRTGLFGKWHLGADPAYAPARFGFDETFGFRAGCVDYYSHIFYWGDHNPVHDLWDGDDEVWRNGEYLTTVIGDRAAEFITRTAPESPFFCYVPFNAPHYPMHAPDEHMRRVDHLPPGRRESAAMIAAMDDAVGEILAALDRSGVRDDTIVLFSSDNGPSRESRNWLDGEEISYTGGSAGGLRGSKGSVFEGGIRVPGIVSWPAQLRSGAEYDQVGTMMDLLPTLLHAVDGEEPELPEVDGISLLDALRAEGGIAGGGEGDVPSAGESAERAVVWEYQGQYAVRRGRFKLVHDAREGMDPPAAVSAALFDLETDPQESTDVSGQAPRIVADLERVLSSYQEAAVQWEQSRRDG; the protein is encoded by the coding sequence ATGACAGAGCCGAGCCGCCCCAACATCGTGATCGTGTTCGCCGACGACCTCGGCTGGGGTGACCTCGGCTGCTTCGGGGCCGAGGACATACCCACCCCGCACCTCGACGCCCTCTGCGCGGCCGGGGTCCGGCTTCCCCAGTGGTACGCGAACTCCCCGGTGTGCTCGCCCTCGCGGGCCGCGCTGATGACCGGGCGATACCCCGCCCACGCCGGTGTGGAATCCATCCTCGGCGGCACCCGGCGCACGCCCGGGCTGCCCCATCAGCCCACCCTCGCCTCGCACCTGCGTGAGCGCGGGTATCGGACGGGCCTGTTCGGCAAGTGGCACCTGGGGGCCGACCCCGCCTACGCGCCCGCTCGTTTCGGGTTCGACGAGACCTTCGGCTTCCGCGCCGGCTGCGTCGACTACTACTCGCACATCTTCTACTGGGGAGACCACAACCCGGTGCACGACCTCTGGGACGGGGACGACGAGGTGTGGCGCAACGGCGAGTACCTCACCACGGTCATCGGGGACCGCGCCGCAGAGTTCATCACTCGTACCGCGCCCGAATCGCCCTTCTTCTGCTACGTCCCCTTCAATGCGCCGCACTACCCGATGCACGCGCCCGACGAGCACATGCGGCGCGTCGATCACCTGCCTCCCGGGCGACGGGAGAGCGCGGCGATGATCGCCGCGATGGACGATGCCGTCGGCGAGATCCTCGCGGCCCTCGATCGCAGCGGCGTCCGGGACGACACGATCGTGCTGTTCTCCTCCGACAACGGGCCCTCCCGCGAGAGCCGCAACTGGCTGGACGGCGAGGAGATCTCCTACACGGGCGGCTCCGCCGGCGGGCTCCGCGGCTCGAAGGGATCCGTGTTCGAAGGGGGGATCCGCGTGCCCGGCATCGTCTCCTGGCCCGCGCAGCTCCGCTCCGGCGCCGAGTACGACCAGGTGGGAACGATGATGGACCTGCTGCCGACGCTCCTGCACGCCGTGGACGGCGAGGAGCCGGAGCTGCCCGAGGTCGACGGGATCTCACTGCTCGATGCGCTGCGGGCCGAAGGTGGAATCGCGGGCGGAGGTGAGGGCGACGTCCCATCGGCGGGCGAGTCCGCCGAGCGTGCCGTCGTGTGGGAGTACCAGGGCCAGTACGCGGTGCGGCGAGGTCGCTTCAAGCTCGTCCACGATGCTCGCGAGGGCATGGACCCGCCCGCTGCAGTGAGCGCTGCACTCTTCGACCTCGAGACCGACCCGCAGGAGTCGACGGACGTCTCCGGGCAGGCGCCCCGGATCGTGGCCGACCTCGAACGCGTGCTCAGCAGCTATCAGGAGGCCGCCGTGCAGTGGGAGCAATCCCGCCGCGACGGCTGA
- a CDS encoding ABC transporter substrate-binding protein: MLAAGLAALPLAGCAGGRGEGRRVFRQFDPADQATGLAKAVKAWNAEHPDYTVTMETLSPNNPQQFAREANAGSGPDIAQLAFTDVSFMAEPRILTPLDRLMSSEPAEGQEDLLATDMTTYDRQTWAIPWTADTMALVYRPDVLEKAGVADTPEDWEELAEVSARITKDSGGDVSGFVFPAAAQYSSAQWFPINYYLWAHGSQLIRADGESWEVAVDEQQLTDAMTYFNTFFTERITPAAMQAVTDYGDPSIVGALGEGSCAMTFMPPTAFRAARESIDAELMTAPMPCGLVDGATHLGGRALGINANCEEPEAAWAFVSHLLTPETFELYPQYPASAATLDRVDVDPSERGFTKQLPHSESFARYADAPITIASLQEQVNQQFSAVYSGQSEPEDASHKLLDALARGLEE, from the coding sequence ATGCTGGCCGCCGGATTGGCGGCGCTCCCATTGGCCGGCTGCGCCGGCGGGAGAGGGGAAGGCCGACGCGTCTTCCGCCAGTTCGATCCTGCGGATCAGGCGACAGGACTCGCGAAGGCGGTCAAGGCATGGAACGCAGAGCATCCGGATTACACCGTCACCATGGAGACGCTGTCGCCGAACAATCCGCAGCAGTTCGCGCGCGAGGCCAATGCCGGTTCGGGCCCTGACATCGCTCAGCTGGCGTTCACCGATGTGTCCTTCATGGCGGAGCCCCGCATCCTCACGCCGCTCGATCGGCTCATGTCCAGCGAGCCGGCGGAAGGACAGGAAGATCTCCTGGCCACAGACATGACGACGTACGACCGCCAGACCTGGGCGATCCCCTGGACCGCGGACACGATGGCTCTCGTCTACAGGCCCGATGTGCTGGAGAAGGCGGGAGTGGCAGACACTCCCGAGGACTGGGAGGAACTGGCGGAGGTCTCAGCGCGCATCACCAAGGACTCCGGGGGCGATGTCAGTGGTTTCGTGTTCCCGGCGGCCGCCCAGTACTCGAGCGCCCAGTGGTTCCCCATCAACTATTACCTCTGGGCACACGGCTCCCAACTGATCAGGGCCGACGGAGAATCGTGGGAGGTGGCAGTCGACGAGCAGCAGCTCACCGACGCGATGACCTACTTCAACACCTTCTTCACCGAGCGCATCACTCCGGCGGCGATGCAGGCGGTCACCGATTACGGCGACCCGAGCATCGTAGGCGCTCTCGGCGAGGGCAGCTGCGCGATGACGTTCATGCCGCCGACGGCATTCCGTGCCGCACGGGAGAGCATCGACGCCGAGCTGATGACGGCCCCCATGCCGTGCGGCCTCGTCGACGGCGCGACACATCTCGGCGGCCGAGCGCTCGGCATCAACGCGAACTGCGAGGAGCCGGAAGCGGCCTGGGCGTTCGTCTCCCACCTGCTGACCCCGGAGACCTTCGAGCTGTACCCGCAGTACCCGGCGTCGGCCGCGACCCTCGATCGGGTGGACGTGGACCCGTCGGAGCGAGGATTCACGAAGCAGCTCCCGCACTCCGAATCCTTCGCCCGCTACGCGGACGCGCCGATCACGATCGCTTCGCTCCAAGAACAGGTGAACCAGCAGTTCTCCGCCGTCTACTCCGGTCAATCGGAGCCCGAGGACGCGTCGCACAAGCTCCTCGACGCCCTCGCCCGCGGGCTCGAGGAGTGA
- a CDS encoding carbohydrate ABC transporter permease: MIASRLRSAQPYLLSAPALLVIGLLFLIPSVYNVVLAFQHLTPYQSPGEAEAAGLENFTDLWSSGDLPHAALNTVLWLTAATVVLRLGIGLGLALALESPILRRWRLRGVSRTIILIPWMVPQVVAIAAWRWILDGSTGVLNQALTGLGLIDQGVPFLAQTSTVWWSIIAIIVWRELPFVVMVLVAGLQSIPAEQYEAAAVDGAGRWASWRSVTVPHLRPVLTVVVLVTVIQTFNNFVYVWLTTGGGPGNATAVLATELYSAAFFDNDLGAGAAIGLLMTAIMAIFAVVYLRVTSTKGDSR; the protein is encoded by the coding sequence GTGATCGCATCCCGCCTCCGCTCGGCGCAGCCGTACCTGCTCAGTGCCCCCGCTCTGCTCGTGATCGGACTGCTGTTCCTCATCCCGTCCGTCTACAACGTGGTCCTCGCCTTCCAGCACCTCACGCCCTACCAGTCGCCGGGCGAGGCCGAAGCTGCGGGCCTCGAGAACTTCACCGACCTGTGGAGCAGCGGAGACCTGCCGCACGCCGCACTCAACACCGTTCTCTGGCTGACAGCGGCGACCGTGGTCCTGCGCCTCGGCATCGGGCTGGGGCTGGCCCTCGCTCTGGAGTCCCCGATCCTGAGGCGGTGGCGGCTCCGCGGCGTCTCCCGCACGATCATCCTCATCCCGTGGATGGTCCCCCAGGTCGTCGCGATCGCAGCGTGGCGGTGGATCCTCGACGGGAGCACGGGCGTGCTGAACCAGGCGCTCACCGGGCTCGGGCTCATCGATCAGGGCGTCCCCTTCCTCGCGCAGACCAGCACCGTGTGGTGGTCGATCATCGCGATCATCGTCTGGCGCGAGCTCCCGTTCGTGGTCATGGTGCTCGTGGCCGGACTGCAATCGATCCCGGCGGAGCAGTACGAGGCCGCCGCGGTCGATGGCGCTGGTCGATGGGCGTCCTGGCGCAGCGTCACCGTTCCGCACCTGCGTCCCGTGCTGACCGTCGTGGTGCTGGTGACCGTGATCCAGACCTTCAACAATTTCGTGTACGTCTGGCTCACCACGGGCGGCGGACCGGGGAATGCGACCGCCGTGCTGGCCACCGAGCTGTACAGCGCCGCGTTCTTCGACAACGACCTCGGCGCGGGCGCGGCGATCGGATTGCTGATGACGGCGATCATGGCGATCTTCGCCGTCGTCTACCTGCGTGTCACCTCCACGAAGGGGGATTCCCGATGA
- a CDS encoding carbohydrate ABC transporter permease encodes MTTARSDRMTVARSRPAPRRASRENRRPRDLVFLVPFAVVLLVILFPVIWMLYSSLRPVQAISQGITWRNVFSGLSLDSYARLFEQTGFGRYLPNSIIVCVSGTVITVAIATLAGFALSRFAFRGRPAVMLVLVATQLLPFVVLITPVYLLFAELRLLNSFAGLIIVYVAITTPLATLLMTGFLNAVPQTLDEAARIDGASTLTVIVRVIAPLVWPGIVTVGVTTFIAMWDEFLFAQVFLTSDSLKTVQVGIAGLFGEYGTDWGVVMAASVVAALPTVVLFSLLQRRLVAGMTAGAVKE; translated from the coding sequence ATGACGACGGCACGTTCCGACCGGATGACCGTGGCCCGGTCCCGGCCCGCACCACGGCGAGCATCGCGTGAGAACAGGCGTCCGCGGGACCTCGTGTTCCTCGTGCCGTTCGCCGTCGTCCTCCTGGTGATCCTCTTCCCCGTGATCTGGATGCTCTACAGCTCTCTGCGCCCGGTGCAAGCCATCTCGCAGGGCATCACCTGGCGCAACGTCTTCTCGGGACTCAGCCTGGACTCGTACGCGCGCCTGTTCGAGCAGACGGGATTCGGGCGCTACCTGCCCAACAGCATCATCGTGTGCGTCAGCGGGACCGTCATCACGGTGGCGATCGCGACGCTCGCCGGGTTCGCGCTCTCGCGCTTCGCGTTCCGGGGGAGGCCGGCCGTGATGCTGGTGCTGGTCGCCACGCAGCTGCTCCCCTTCGTCGTGCTGATCACCCCGGTCTACCTCCTCTTCGCCGAGCTGAGGCTGCTGAACTCCTTCGCCGGGCTGATCATCGTCTACGTCGCGATCACCACCCCGCTCGCCACGCTCCTCATGACCGGATTCCTGAACGCCGTGCCGCAGACGCTCGATGAGGCGGCGAGGATCGACGGGGCCTCGACGCTCACGGTCATCGTGCGCGTGATCGCGCCGCTGGTCTGGCCCGGGATCGTCACGGTCGGGGTCACCACATTCATCGCCATGTGGGATGAGTTCCTGTTCGCGCAGGTGTTCCTGACCAGCGACTCCCTGAAGACCGTTCAGGTGGGCATCGCGGGGCTCTTCGGCGAGTACGGCACGGACTGGGGAGTCGTCATGGCCGCCTCCGTGGTCGCCGCTCTGCCCACCGTGGTCCTGTTCTCCCTGCTGCAGCGTCGGCTCGTCGCCGGCATGACCGCGGGAGCCGTGAAGGAGTGA